In Acipenser ruthenus chromosome 15, fAciRut3.2 maternal haplotype, whole genome shotgun sequence, a genomic segment contains:
- the LOC131697480 gene encoding beta-1,3-galactosyltransferase 9-like has protein sequence MQVTLCRLRTHQWCFLLFNVLLFHALLFGGDFVEEYLLQSSPGTYTDAKVLELRERARKLDMTIVKNSASKYYTISSPDVCSGQDIFLLSMIFSKPDNASRRDEIRKTWANITNVKGFSVLTLFVLGASDSKATQATVMDESERHGDIIQGKFIDSYNNLPNKTILAMQWTVTFCPIARFILKSDETMFANYVSLVEYLLSLRRHPEDLYIGRVIHHEMPNRDPQSKDFVPVRQYSEKYYPDYCTGAAFVISQDVARKIYVASAVMKISVPHDVFVGICAKKAGVTPTHSSRFSGEKHIRYNNCCYKFIFTSLEMKLEELSMIWKDINDGKSCTLFETYYGLVSCKALTYLDKLSFFSTGTVKEGVGQP, from the exons ATGCAA GTGACACTCTGCAGGCTGCGCACACACCAGTGGTGCTTCCTTCTCTTCAACGTCCTCCTCTTCCATGCCTTACTCTTTGGTGGAGATTTTGTGGAAGAATATCTTCTTCAGTCCTCCCCGGGCACATACACCGATGCTAAAGTGCTGGAGCTTCGTGAAAGAGCCAGAAAGCTGGACATGACCATTGTGAAGAACAGTGCTTCCAAATACTACACTATCAGCAGCCCTGATGTCTGCTCAGGCCAAGACATCTTTTTGTTATCGATGATCTTCAGTAAACCGGATAACGCATCCCGAAGGGATGAGATAAGGAAAACATGGGCCAACATCACCAATGTCAAGGGATTTTCAGTTCTCACTTTATTCGTTCTGGGCGCTTCTGATTCTAAAGCCACCCAAGCTACAGTCATGGATGAATCTGAAAGACATGGAGATATCATCCAAGGGAAATTCATTGATTCTTACAATAACCTACCCAACAAGACCATTCTAGCTATGCAGTGGACTGTGACCTTCTGTCCCATTGCCCGCTTTATTCTAAAAAGTGACGAGACTATGTTTGCCAACTATGTAAGCTTGGTGGAGTATTTACTGAGCTTAAGAAGACACCCTGAGGATCTCTACATCGGAAGGGTAATCCATCACGAAATGCCCAACAGGGACCCTCAAAGCAAAGATTTTGTACCAGTCAGACAGTACTCAGAAAAGTATTATCCCGATTACTGCACAGGTGCAGCCTTTGTTATTTCCCAAGATGTAGCCCGGAAGATATACGTAGCTTCCGCAGTGATGAAGATATCGGTTCCTCATGATGTATTTGTTGGAATCTGTGCTAAAAAAGCAGGCGTCACTCCAACTCACAGCTCCAGGTTCTCTGGGGAAAAGCACATCAGATACAATAACTGCTGCTATAAGTTTATCTTCACATCTTTGGAAATGAAACTTGAAGAGCTGTCAATGATATGGAAGGACATAAATGATGGGAAAAGCTGCACATTGTTTGAAACGTACTACGGGCTTGTTTCTTGCAAAGCATTAACCTACTTGGATAAGCTTTCTTTCTTTAGTACAGGCACTGTAAAGGAAGGGGTGGGTCagccataa
- the LOC117973857 gene encoding NLR family CARD domain-containing protein 3, with translation MDLFSTDGSYHERYKRVDQCHAQYTGIINSHDNLLDKQNLFNEDVEHIRLVREKLYSVFSPRESCSSEVELSDSSDASEHTGSAHSFGGKEWQRGLASSPASDPYQALPNASTNEGFSGQGSIDNDINPSRLQHDEPHVDEETKNGPPCSKLIHGASDSEATGCVNMDEEEVIKLLMSREVQETTEYLQKQVGDMVAVLEACDIVEHLVLRNTGLTDDLLGSLATALMKSQSEVEMINLNLNNIGPQGACILTHLLKAKPQVKGLLLFGNKLGDDGICILINRLTELHIPEENEKQISVSPLPAENEHSLSEGKGFLLSELDIGGNQITCKGIECVASFIRQQPPLQYLGIAQSNGVDTAGWKVLFDSLKINSRISHVILDENQLGDEGAILFADMLRANQCLCKVDLDWNGIGEEGGNAILESLQSRIGCSLEHLSLEGNMISEELLKKISQQLKPRST, from the exons ATGGATTTATTCAGTACAGACGGATCCTATCATGAAAGATATAAGAGGGTAGACCAATGTCATGCACAGTACACAGGAATCATCAATAGTCATGACAACCTCCTCGACAAACAGAACTTGTTCAACGAAGATG TGGAACACATCAGATTGGTCCGTGAGAAACTGTACTCTGTCTTCAGTCCCAGAGAGAGTTGCtcttcagaggtggagctgagtgACTCGAGCGATGCTAGTGAACACACAGGGAGTGCCCATTCCTTCGGAGGGAAGGAATGGCAGAGAGGACTGGCAAGCAGCCCAGCCAGTG ACCCATATCAAGCACTGCCGAATGCATCTACAAATGAAGGCTTCTCAGGGCAAGGATCAATAGACAATGACATAAATCCTTCAAGACTTCAGCATGATGAACCCCATGTAGATGAAGAAACCAAGAATGGCCCCCCTTGCTCAAAACTGATCCATGGGGCAAGTGATTCAGAAGCCACGGGTTGTGTCAACATGGACGAGGAAGAAGTGATCAAGTTGTTGATGAGCAGAGAGGTCCAGGAGACAACAGAGTATCTTCAAAAGCAG GTGGGTGACATGGTTGCAGTTTTAGAGGCCTGTGATATAGTGGAACATTTGGTCCTCAGAAACACAGGGCTGACTGATGACTTGCTTGGGTCTCTAGCAACAGCGCTCATGAAAAGCCAGTCTGAAGTGGAAATGATTAACCTGAACCTCAATAACATTGGCCCACAAGGAGCCTGTATTCTCACACATCTGCTGAAGGCTAAGCCACAGGTCAAAGGTCTGCT GTTATTTGGAAACAAGCTGGGAGATGATGGAATCtgcatattaataaacagacTGACAGAGCTTCATATCCCAGAAGAAAATGAGAAGCAGATCTCTGTATCACCACTGCCAGCAGAAAACGAACACAGCCTAAGTGAAGGAAAGGGCTTCCTCTTATCAGAACTAGACATTGGGGGCAATCAAATTACCTGTAAAGGAATAGAGTGTGTGGCATCTTTCATAAGACAACAACCCCCACTCCAGTATTTGGGAATAGCCCAAAGCAATGGAGTGGATACTGCAGGATGGAAAGTTTTATTTGATAGTTTAAAGATAAATTCTAGAATCAGTCATGTAATTCTAGATGAAAATCAGCTGGGCGATGAAGGAGCGATTCTGTTTGCTGATATGTTAAGAGCTAATCAGTGTCTTTGCAAGGTAGATCTGGACTGGAATGGTATTGGAGAAGAAGGTGGCAATGCCATTCTGGAATCTTTGCAGTCTCGGATTGGATGTTCCTTGGAACACTTAAGCTTGGAAGGGAATATGATTAGTGAAGAACTGTTAAAGAAAATCAGTCAACAACTAAAACCAAGGTCTACCTAA
- the LOC117396781 gene encoding 26S proteasome non-ATPase regulatory subunit 5-like produces the protein MAAYIEGLLSEISGLEEPIEELRSLQTAVLAIPLNTLGETVSGLRLQALFSLLNTNDSEQIELCVAILGRILQVLEPVHLAQNFREELQRGLNHPSDSVKTLALDQIRRMVEHSEAVTEIANSHEVLKQVLQCIGVEKVSVANEAIKALSKLAQTKAGLDALFMSDLVQDLKDAMTRNDVIRYRVYELIVGISSVSPVSLGYCANSSFLSQLIGELTGNDILVRATSVEMVTTLTHSQHGRQYLAQQGIIDKISNMIIGAESDPLSGLYLPGLVKFFGNLAVVDSPQQICECYPAFIKKVFEMAEGQDPIMTGVALDTLGILGSNVEGKQVLQKTGEKFQNLLKRMSQLARNATTELRVRCLEAIALLLTLPAEQQTEDLLGMTESWFNSFSNQPLELFKNISCQPFPELHCSALKVFTAIASQAWGQKMMIDTPGFVEYIVDRSAQPDKESKDAKYEIVNTLVNSKSTAGIFGNQQYLRLRTYLREGPYYVKAVSSVAVEDAE, from the exons ATGGCGGCGTACATAGAAGGGTTGCTGTCAGAGATCTCTGGTCTGGAAGAGCCCATTGAAGAACTACGAAGTTTACAAACTGCCGTGTTAGCGATCCCTTTAAATACACTGGGGGAGACTGTTTCAGGGCTGCGGCTACAAGCCTTGTTTTCGCTTTTAAATACCAATGACAG TGAACAGATTGAACTTTGTGTGGCCATTCTTGGCCGAATTCTGCAGGTCCTTGAACCTGTTCACTTGGCCCAAAACTTTAGAGAAGAACTTCAAAGAGGTCTGAACCACCCAAGTGACTCAGTCAAAACACTTGCATTGGATCAA atcAGAAGGATGGTTGAACATTCAGAAGCTGTAACAGAAATTGCTAATAGCCATGAGGTGTTGAAGCAAGTCCTTCAGTGTATTGGAGTGGAGAAAGTATCTGTTGCTAATGAG GCTATAAAAGCACTTTCAAAATTGGCTCAGACAAAAGCAGGTTTGGATGCTTTATTCATGAGTGACTTGGTGCAAGACTTGAAAGATGCTATGACCAGGAATGATGTCATAAGATACAGGGTGTATGAG CTTATTGTGGGGATATCATCTGTTTCTCCTGTCTCTTTGGGGTACTGTGCAAACAGCAGTTTTCTATCCCAGCTGATAGGAGAATTAACAGGAAATGACATTCTGGTTAG AGCCACCTCTGTTGAGATGGTAACGACACTGACTCACAGTCAACATGGACGGCAGTACCTTGCTCAGCAAGGCATCATTGATAAAATCTCAAACATGATCATTGGTGCTGAATCAGATCCCCTTTCTGGCCTCTACTTACCAG GGCTCGTGAAGTTCTTTGGAAACCTGGCTGTAGTGGACAGTCCACAGCAGATCTGTGAGTGCTACCCTGCGTTTATTAAAAAGGTCTTTGAAATGGCTGAAGGGCAGGATCCGATAATGACGGGAGTGGCTTTGGATACTCTAGGAATTCTGGGATCAAATGTTGAAGGAAAGCAAGTTCTGCAGAAAACAG gtgaaaAATTTCAGAATCTTTTGAAGAGGATGAGTCAActtgcaagaaatgcaacaactGAGCTGAGAGTGCGGTGTTTGGAGGCGATTGCTTTACTGCTTACTCTGCCA GCAGAGCAGCAGACGGAGGACCTGCTTGGAATGACAGAGTCCTGGTTCAATTCGTTTTCCAACCAGCCCTTGGAATTATTTAAGAACATCAGCTGCCAGCCTTTCCCTGAACTGCACTGCAGTGCACTGAAGGTGTTCACA GCAATCGCTAGCCAGGCATGGGGACAGAAAATGATGATCGATACTCCTGGGTTTGTGGAGTATATTGTAGACAGATCAGCTCAGCCTGACAAGGAATCGAAGGATGCCAAATATGAAATTGTAAACACACTTGTAAATTCCAAATCGACAGCCGGAATTTTTGGGAACCAGCAGTACCTTCGTCTCAGGACATATCTACGAGAAGGACCTTATTACGTGAAAGCAGTTTCATCTGTGGCAGTTGAAGATGCAGAATAA